In Ruania zhangjianzhongii, the following proteins share a genomic window:
- a CDS encoding FKBP-type peptidyl-prolyl cis-trans isomerase, producing the protein MRPTLTSPRPLHGLVLLLALLLGLGACSSDDDDPTAIEQVTVGGEFGALPQVSFPAPLDVTETSTATVLEGEGPALAEDDVALLSYLAVDASTGEVIEDNFGSQPQTTRITEDDAGPLYEDLLGSTEGTRLLRVELGTAERPEPVVLVYDIMHTRAWGEPVDPPEDAPEVTVADSGGPTVTIPDHDPPSDLEIVPLRRGDGAQVRSGMAVTVRYTAVGWSDGEVVESTWTPGQGPTTIAFTGLIEGWQNGLVDARVGSQIMLVVPPEQAFGDDTLVYVIDVLAVSAMDGTEGAGS; encoded by the coding sequence GTGCGTCCCACCCTGACATCTCCCCGCCCGCTGCACGGCCTGGTCCTGCTCCTCGCCCTGCTGCTGGGGCTGGGCGCGTGCAGTTCCGACGACGACGACCCCACCGCGATCGAACAGGTCACCGTGGGTGGGGAGTTCGGTGCACTGCCGCAGGTGAGCTTTCCGGCGCCGCTGGACGTCACCGAGACCAGCACCGCCACCGTTCTCGAGGGAGAGGGCCCCGCCCTCGCCGAGGATGACGTAGCGCTGCTCTCCTACCTGGCTGTGGACGCGAGCACCGGCGAGGTGATCGAGGACAACTTCGGCTCTCAGCCACAGACCACCCGGATCACCGAGGACGATGCCGGACCGTTGTACGAAGATCTCCTCGGCAGCACCGAAGGCACCCGCCTGCTCCGGGTCGAGCTCGGTACCGCCGAGCGGCCGGAACCGGTAGTGCTGGTCTACGACATCATGCATACCCGCGCCTGGGGCGAACCGGTCGATCCGCCGGAGGACGCCCCAGAAGTCACCGTGGCCGATTCCGGTGGACCCACGGTGACCATCCCGGACCACGACCCGCCGAGCGATCTCGAGATCGTCCCGCTGCGCCGGGGCGACGGCGCCCAGGTCCGCTCCGGAATGGCGGTCACCGTGCGCTACACGGCGGTCGGCTGGTCCGACGGTGAAGTGGTGGAGTCCACCTGGACCCCCGGACAGGGGCCGACCACGATCGCCTTCACCGGTCTGATCGAAGGGTGGCAGAACGGACTGGTGGATGCCCGGGTCGGCTCCCAGATCATGCTGGTGGTGCCGCCGGAGCAGGCCTTCGGGGACGATACCCTCGTCTATGTGATCGACGTACTCGCCGTCTCCGCGATGGACGGCACCGAAGGGGCCGGCTCATGA
- the pafA gene encoding Pup--protein ligase — MIRRIFGLETEFGLTCAADEGRGLTPEETARYLFRKVVAWGRSSNVFLGNGSRLYLDVGSHPEYATAECDDLAQLVAHDQAGMHILDGLVADAQERLDADGIAGRIHLFKNNLDSAGNSYGCHENYLIRRRGDFTRVSDVLVPFLITRQVLTGAGHVLVTSRGPVYCFSQRADHLWEATSSATTRSRPIINTRDEPHADADLYRRLHVISGDSSMSETTTLLKVGMTDIILRMLEAGHVFPELTLENPVRAIREISHDITGSTAVAMASGARRTAVEIQQIYLDRARDFLAGAREGSRHDDRVLELWDRGLRAVRTGEHSLVERDLDWAIKKRLLDRYTAAHDLPLADPRALRLDLAYHDISARHGLMSKLTARGLATRVVTDEQVEEAISTPPQSTRAKLRGEFVQAATARRRDYTVDWVHLKLNDNAGRTVLCKDPFRSEDERVDALIASMGGPADPMLAHLGT, encoded by the coding sequence GTGATCCGCCGGATCTTCGGTCTGGAGACCGAGTTCGGCCTCACCTGTGCCGCCGACGAGGGCCGCGGTCTCACCCCGGAGGAGACGGCCCGCTACCTGTTCCGCAAAGTGGTGGCTTGGGGGCGGTCCTCGAACGTCTTCCTCGGTAACGGTTCCCGGCTGTACCTCGACGTCGGCTCGCACCCGGAGTACGCGACCGCCGAGTGTGATGACCTCGCCCAGCTGGTCGCGCACGACCAGGCCGGGATGCACATTCTCGACGGCTTGGTCGCCGATGCCCAGGAACGCCTGGACGCCGATGGCATCGCCGGGCGGATCCACCTGTTCAAGAACAACCTGGACTCGGCCGGGAACTCCTACGGCTGCCACGAGAACTACCTGATCCGCCGGCGCGGCGACTTCACCCGCGTCTCGGACGTGCTCGTCCCGTTCCTGATCACCCGGCAGGTGCTCACCGGCGCCGGGCACGTGCTGGTCACTTCCCGTGGACCGGTGTACTGCTTCAGCCAGCGCGCCGACCACCTGTGGGAGGCCACCAGCTCGGCCACCACCCGGTCCCGCCCGATCATCAACACCCGCGACGAGCCACACGCCGACGCTGACCTGTACCGGCGCCTGCACGTGATCTCCGGCGACTCCTCGATGTCGGAGACCACCACCCTGCTCAAGGTGGGGATGACCGACATCATCTTGCGCATGCTCGAAGCCGGGCATGTCTTCCCCGAGCTCACCCTGGAGAACCCGGTCCGTGCGATCCGAGAGATCTCCCACGACATCACCGGCAGCACTGCTGTGGCGATGGCCAGCGGAGCGCGGCGGACCGCTGTGGAGATCCAGCAGATCTACCTGGACCGCGCCCGCGACTTCCTCGCCGGGGCCCGAGAAGGCAGCCGGCACGATGACCGGGTCCTGGAACTGTGGGACCGCGGCCTGCGTGCGGTGCGCACCGGTGAGCACTCCCTGGTCGAACGCGATCTGGACTGGGCGATCAAGAAGCGACTGCTGGACCGGTACACCGCGGCGCACGACCTCCCGCTGGCTGACCCGCGGGCGCTCCGGCTCGACCTCGCCTACCACGACATCTCCGCCCGTCACGGGTTGATGTCCAAGCTCACCGCACGCGGCCTCGCCACCCGGGTCGTCACCGACGAGCAGGTCGAAGAAGCCATCAGCACCCCACCACAGAGCACCCGGGCGAAGCTGCGCGGGGAGTTCGTGCAGGCCGCTACCGCCCGCCGCCGCGACTACACCGTGGACTGGGTCCACCTGAAGCTGAATGACAACGCCGGCCGCACCGTGCTCTGCAAGGACCCGTTCCGGTCGGAGGACGAACGCGTGGACGCGCTGATCGCGTCGATGGGCGGACCAGCGGACCCGATGCTGGCCCACCTGGGCACCTGA
- the prcA gene encoding proteasome subunit alpha: MTQPFYVSPEQLMKDRADFARKGIARGRSVVVLGYDDGIAFVTENPSGALHKISEIYDRIGFAAVGKYNEFENLRVAGVRYADLRGYSYDRDDVNARGLANAYAQTLGAVFTTEAKPLEVELAVAEVGADQSADQLYRLSYDGSVADEPGFVVMGGAAEQLSDRVRAEWQPGLSLPQVLALAVRVLAGSGENARTIRTNNLEAAVLDRTRPRRTFRRLTAQRLTQLLAEAPAPVDTEAAPAADESADPPAADAASPAASRADEPSPDAPSPDAPSPQDPPPSPDQQ, from the coding sequence ATGACCCAGCCGTTCTACGTCTCGCCCGAGCAGCTGATGAAGGACCGGGCGGACTTCGCGCGCAAAGGTATCGCCCGGGGCCGCTCCGTGGTGGTGCTCGGCTACGACGACGGAATCGCGTTCGTCACCGAGAACCCCTCCGGTGCGCTGCACAAGATCAGCGAGATCTACGACCGGATCGGCTTCGCCGCCGTGGGCAAGTACAACGAGTTCGAGAATCTGCGGGTGGCCGGGGTGCGCTATGCCGATCTGCGCGGCTACTCCTACGACCGCGACGACGTGAACGCCCGGGGCCTGGCGAACGCCTACGCCCAGACTCTCGGCGCGGTGTTCACCACAGAGGCCAAGCCGCTCGAGGTGGAGCTCGCGGTCGCGGAGGTGGGCGCAGATCAGAGCGCCGACCAGCTCTACCGACTGTCCTATGACGGATCCGTGGCCGACGAGCCCGGGTTCGTGGTGATGGGGGGAGCAGCCGAGCAGCTCTCCGACCGGGTCCGCGCCGAGTGGCAGCCCGGGCTGAGTCTGCCTCAGGTGCTCGCTCTGGCGGTGCGGGTACTCGCCGGCTCCGGGGAGAACGCCCGCACCATCCGGACCAACAATCTCGAGGCCGCCGTCCTGGACCGCACCCGGCCACGGCGCACCTTCCGGAGGTTGACGGCGCAGCGGCTCACCCAGCTGCTCGCCGAGGCTCCTGCACCAGTGGACACCGAGGCTGCCCCGGCCGCGGATGAATCTGCCGACCCTCCCGCAGCTGACGCAGCCAGCCCGGCTGCCTCCCGCGCGGACGAGCCCAGTCCGGACGCACCCAGCCCGGACGCACCCAGTCCCCAGGACCCACCGCCCAGCCCGGACCAGCAGTGA
- the prcB gene encoding proteasome subunit beta yields MTGARYPARLPAAFTSPGSSSFVDFLRSYAPELLPGAGPAPQTPVTAPHATTIVTLTYSGGMVMAGDRRATMGSSIAHRQMEKVFPADELSVIGIAGTAGIAVELVRLFQLELEHYEKIEGTLLSLEGKANRLGSMVRGNLPMALQGLVAMPIFGGYDQREDTGRIFSYDVVGGRYDEHDHHSIGSGSVYARGSLKKLWHPDLDGDGAVRVALHALMDAADDDSATGGPDARRGIYPIVVRVDTTGQQRIPDEQLAAMVAEIDALPERSRER; encoded by the coding sequence ATGACCGGCGCGCGCTACCCGGCCCGGTTGCCGGCAGCATTCACCAGCCCGGGCAGCTCGTCCTTCGTGGACTTCCTGCGCTCCTACGCCCCGGAGCTCCTGCCCGGTGCCGGCCCGGCTCCGCAGACGCCGGTCACCGCTCCGCACGCCACCACGATCGTCACGCTCACCTACTCTGGCGGCATGGTGATGGCCGGGGACCGGCGCGCCACGATGGGCTCCAGCATCGCCCACCGGCAGATGGAGAAAGTGTTCCCCGCTGACGAGCTCTCCGTGATCGGCATTGCCGGTACCGCCGGAATAGCTGTCGAGCTGGTCCGGCTCTTCCAGCTCGAGCTGGAGCACTACGAGAAGATCGAGGGCACGCTGCTCTCCCTCGAGGGCAAGGCGAACCGGCTCGGGTCGATGGTGCGTGGCAACCTCCCGATGGCGCTGCAAGGCCTGGTCGCGATGCCGATCTTCGGCGGGTACGACCAGCGCGAGGACACCGGCAGGATCTTCTCCTACGACGTCGTCGGGGGTCGTTACGACGAGCACGACCACCACAGCATCGGTTCCGGATCCGTGTACGCCAGAGGCTCGCTGAAGAAGCTCTGGCATCCGGACCTCGATGGCGACGGCGCAGTGCGAGTCGCGCTGCACGCCCTGATGGATGCCGCGGACGATGACTCCGCCACCGGCGGACCGGACGCCCGCCGCGGCATCTACCCGATCGTGGTGCGGGTGGACACCACCGGTCAGCAGCGCATCCCGGATGAGCAGCTGGCCGCCATGGTGGCCGAGATCGACGCCCTGCCGGAAAGGAGCCGCGAACGATGA
- a CDS encoding ubiquitin-like protein Pup gives MSPRQFEQRHHDPKPEDEPAPPPAAAAPQSQDAEVDSLLDEIDDVLETNAESFVRGFVQKGGQ, from the coding sequence ATGTCGCCCCGACAGTTCGAGCAGCGCCATCACGATCCGAAGCCGGAGGATGAGCCGGCGCCGCCACCGGCCGCGGCCGCACCGCAGAGCCAGGACGCCGAGGTGGATTCGCTGCTGGACGAGATCGACGATGTGCTGGAGACCAACGCCGAGAGCTTCGTGCGCGGGTTCGTGCAGAAGGGCGGGCAATGA
- the dop gene encoding depupylase/deamidase Dop — translation MSVRRIMGIETEYGILGVGLPNANPMLMSAQLVTAYATEALGNTSRAKWDYQDEDPLRDARGWRLDRSAADPSLLTDNPLAPAPEGDPHRITTRRRPAPQPEPSTVANVILPNGARYYVDHAHPEYSGPEVTNPLDGVLWDRAGDEVLLRSSRLLAQLPGMPEVVPYKNNTDGKGASYGTHENYLVDRDVAFDEIITFLTPFLVTRPIFCGAGRVGLGQRGELPGYQISQRADFIEAEVGLETTLRRPIINTRDEPHAEPSRYRRLHVIVGDANLVHVSTYLKLGTTAALLWLLEQGRVGLELSALRLADPVAAAREVSRDLTLSTPLDLDDGRTMTALEIQRVYCDVITREVAASGQADPATENLLRRWAEVLERLDSDVQSAAREVEWVAKLRVLEGMRRRHGLDWDSPRLAALDLQWSDLRPERSVYSRLETAGAVETLVEHAEVERALAQAPSDTRAYFRGEAIRRYGPQVAAANWDAVVFDVAESESLQRVPTPDPWRGTRAHVGELLDRSADAGALLAELTAEPQPGERPAPASAAAPPTDATP, via the coding sequence ATGAGCGTGCGACGGATCATGGGCATCGAGACCGAGTACGGAATCCTCGGCGTCGGGCTGCCGAACGCGAACCCGATGCTGATGTCGGCGCAACTGGTCACCGCCTATGCCACCGAGGCGCTCGGCAACACCTCCCGGGCGAAGTGGGACTACCAGGACGAGGACCCGCTCCGCGATGCCCGCGGCTGGCGCTTGGACCGCTCCGCGGCCGACCCGAGCTTGCTCACCGACAACCCGCTCGCCCCCGCGCCCGAGGGGGACCCGCACCGGATCACCACCCGTCGGCGGCCCGCACCGCAGCCCGAGCCGAGCACCGTCGCGAACGTGATCCTGCCGAACGGGGCACGCTATTACGTGGATCACGCGCACCCGGAGTACTCCGGACCCGAGGTGACCAATCCGCTCGACGGTGTGCTCTGGGACCGGGCCGGGGACGAGGTGCTGCTGCGGTCCTCCCGCCTGCTCGCACAGCTGCCGGGGATGCCCGAGGTGGTCCCGTACAAGAACAACACCGACGGCAAGGGCGCCAGCTATGGAACGCACGAGAACTACCTGGTGGACCGGGACGTCGCCTTCGACGAGATCATCACCTTCCTCACCCCGTTCCTGGTGACTCGGCCGATCTTCTGCGGGGCCGGCCGGGTAGGGCTGGGCCAACGCGGTGAGCTGCCGGGCTACCAGATCTCCCAACGGGCCGACTTCATCGAGGCCGAGGTAGGCCTGGAGACCACGCTCCGCCGGCCGATCATCAACACCCGGGACGAGCCGCACGCCGAACCCTCCCGATACCGGCGTCTGCACGTGATTGTGGGCGATGCCAACCTCGTGCACGTCTCCACCTACCTCAAGCTCGGCACCACGGCGGCGCTGCTGTGGCTGCTCGAGCAGGGCCGGGTCGGGCTGGAGCTCAGTGCGCTGCGCCTGGCTGACCCGGTAGCCGCCGCCCGTGAGGTCAGCCGGGACCTGACCCTGAGCACACCGCTGGACCTCGATGACGGTCGAACGATGACCGCCCTGGAGATCCAGCGCGTCTACTGTGACGTGATCACCCGCGAAGTAGCCGCGAGCGGGCAGGCGGACCCGGCCACCGAGAACCTGCTCCGCCGCTGGGCGGAGGTGCTCGAGCGGCTCGATAGCGACGTGCAGTCCGCCGCGCGGGAGGTGGAGTGGGTCGCCAAGCTCCGCGTCCTCGAGGGGATGCGCCGCCGGCACGGGCTGGACTGGGACTCGCCACGGCTGGCGGCACTCGACCTGCAGTGGTCCGACCTGCGTCCCGAGCGGAGCGTCTACTCCCGCCTCGAGACGGCCGGCGCAGTGGAAACGCTGGTCGAGCACGCGGAGGTGGAGCGCGCGTTGGCCCAGGCGCCGAGCGACACCCGCGCGTACTTCCGCGGTGAGGCGATCCGCCGGTACGGCCCGCAGGTGGCCGCCGCGAACTGGGACGCCGTGGTCTTCGACGTGGCCGAGTCGGAGAGTCTGCAACGGGTGCCCACACCGGACCCGTGGCGCGGCACCCGGGCGCACGTCGGTGAACTGCTCGACCGCAGCGCGGACGCCGGCGCGTTGCTGGCCGAGCTGACCGCGGAGCCGCAGCCAGGTGAGCGGCCCGCACCAGCTTCCGCTGCGGCCCCACCGACCGACGCGACACCGTAG
- the arc gene encoding proteasome ATPase, producing MVENHGSARERDLQNQAIELAAKNERLVTALTTARSQLVEMRTQLEEMSKPPASYALFLADRGDRTLDVLSSGRKMRVGAAPSVAVEGLRPGQEVQLNEAMTVVAAGGYEPVGELVTVKEVLDPGRVLVLGRGEDERVVRLAGPLLETTVRVGDALTVDSRTAFAFEHIPRAEVEDLMLEEVPDVAYTDIGGLSAQIEQIRDAVELPFLHPDLFREHGLKPPKGLLLYGPPGCGKTLIAKAVATSLAETAAQSTGAQTPVRSYFLNVKGPELLNKYVGETERHIRLIFSRAREKASQGVPVVVFFDEMESLFRTRGTGVSSDVETTIVPQLLAEIDGVERLENVIVIGASNREDMIDPAILRPGRLDVKIKIERPDAEAARDIFTKYLTAELPIHPDDLAEHHDHAQTAVDAMIEQVVGRMYAEDEENQFLEVTYASGDKEVLYFKDFNSGAMVQNIVDRAKKQAIKDLLATGVRGIRVEHLLDACVAEFKENEDLPNTTNPDDWARVSGKKGERIVFIRTIVQDKGTAQPGRTIENINPTGQYL from the coding sequence ATGGTCGAGAATCACGGGTCTGCGCGCGAGCGCGACCTACAGAACCAGGCGATCGAGCTGGCCGCCAAGAATGAGCGGCTGGTCACCGCGCTGACCACGGCGCGCTCCCAGCTGGTGGAGATGCGCACCCAGCTCGAGGAGATGAGCAAACCACCGGCCAGCTACGCGCTGTTCCTCGCCGACCGGGGCGACCGTACGCTCGATGTGCTCTCCTCTGGCCGGAAGATGCGCGTGGGAGCGGCGCCCAGCGTGGCCGTCGAAGGGCTACGCCCGGGCCAGGAGGTCCAGCTCAACGAAGCGATGACGGTGGTGGCCGCCGGTGGGTACGAGCCGGTCGGTGAGCTGGTCACGGTCAAGGAGGTGCTCGACCCCGGCCGGGTGCTGGTGCTCGGCCGCGGTGAGGACGAACGGGTGGTGCGCCTGGCGGGCCCACTGCTGGAGACGACGGTGCGGGTCGGGGACGCGCTCACCGTGGACTCGCGGACCGCGTTCGCGTTCGAGCACATCCCGCGGGCCGAGGTCGAGGACCTGATGCTCGAAGAGGTCCCCGATGTGGCCTATACCGATATCGGCGGACTGTCCGCGCAGATCGAGCAGATCCGTGATGCGGTGGAGCTACCGTTCCTGCACCCGGACCTGTTCCGCGAGCATGGCTTGAAGCCGCCGAAGGGACTGCTGCTGTACGGTCCGCCCGGCTGCGGGAAGACGCTGATCGCCAAGGCGGTGGCCACCTCGTTGGCCGAGACCGCCGCGCAGTCCACCGGGGCGCAGACGCCGGTGCGCAGCTACTTCCTGAACGTCAAGGGGCCCGAGCTGTTGAACAAGTACGTCGGGGAGACCGAGCGGCATATCCGGCTGATCTTCTCCCGGGCGCGGGAGAAGGCCTCCCAGGGGGTGCCGGTGGTGGTGTTCTTCGACGAGATGGAGTCCCTCTTCCGTACTCGCGGCACCGGGGTGTCCTCGGATGTGGAGACCACGATCGTGCCGCAGCTACTCGCCGAGATCGACGGCGTGGAGCGGCTGGAGAACGTGATCGTGATCGGGGCGTCGAACCGCGAGGACATGATCGACCCGGCGATCCTGCGACCGGGACGGTTGGACGTGAAGATCAAGATCGAGCGCCCGGACGCCGAGGCCGCCCGGGACATCTTCACCAAGTACCTGACCGCCGAGTTGCCGATCCACCCGGACGATCTGGCCGAGCACCACGACCATGCGCAGACCGCCGTGGACGCGATGATCGAGCAGGTGGTCGGGCGGATGTACGCCGAGGACGAGGAGAACCAGTTCCTCGAGGTCACCTACGCCAGCGGCGACAAGGAGGTCCTCTACTTCAAGGACTTCAACTCCGGGGCGATGGTGCAGAACATCGTGGACCGGGCGAAGAAGCAGGCGATCAAGGATCTGCTCGCCACCGGGGTGCGCGGGATCCGGGTGGAGCACCTGCTCGACGCCTGTGTGGCCGAGTTCAAGGAGAACGAGGACCTGCCGAACACCACCAACCCCGACGACTGGGCGCGCGTGTCCGGGAAAAAGGGGGAGCGGATCGTGTTCATCCGCACCATCGTGCAGGACAAGGGCACCGCGCAGCCGGGCCGGACGATCGAGAACATCAACCCCACCGGCCAGTACCTCTGA